The genomic DNA TGGTATCATGTCTGTGTCCGTCTGTGCTCTTAGCCTTAAGTCTGTGTTTCGCATGTCTTTTGTCAGTCTCATTAACATCAGTCTATCATTAcaatccccccccctcccccttaacAGCACTTCACAGACCTCCTGGATGACTTTTCCCAGGATGCTTTGCTGGGCCAGCTGCTGAGCGACCCCTTCCTCTCCGGCCGGGAAGGAGAGGCCATGGACGAGGGGGAGGATTTTACCCCGTCCTCCCCGCTGCCGCCCCACATCCAGGCGGAGCACTCCTACTCCCTGTGTGGGGACTCCCGGCCCCAGTCGCCCGTCTCACATCTGCCTGGGGAGCAGGGGAGCGATGCAGGTGAGAAGGGGATGACAGAGTGAGGAAAGAGCGGAGGGTTTTGGGCCTCAGTGACAGTTGTAGATTGCATGCCGCATTGTAATGTGTGGACTATCTACGGCATCTATAAAAAGAAGAGGGTGACAATACGGACATATGTGGAGATGTGTACATTCAGTACCGCACAAGACAACGAACAATACGTACAGTATCTAATGTAAGTGACAGTGTTGATGCCGACGTGTCTCTTTCTATTAGAATCAGATGGTGAGGATTGGTCCCTGGAGCAGGAGGAACAGATGGAGGTGTTGCTGTGTGACCCTCCAGCCCTGCTGCCCACCCTAACCCTCTCCCTGGCCCCTGAGGGCCACATCACTGAGGCCCCGGCCCTACCAGCCCCCAAGCCCAACCCACAGACCGCCACACAGGGCAAGGCCAGCAAGGTAATAGGACGTCTAGAGTCGCAGCACATGCAGACAGGCCCACAATGCACGCGTGTAACGTCCCTCTCTGCTGTCTGATTGTCTAGGCGAAGGAGATTGGTGAGATCCAGATCAAACTGGAACCTCATGAAGTGGACCAGTTCCTCAACTTGTCTCCTAAAGGTGAGATCTGACGCACACCATATCGTACTGCCACACTACTCATTACCTCTCTGTATTTAGTCCCCAGACCTGGGTCAAATATACATGTCAAATACTGTGCTAACTCTTTCCACCTCATTAAATAACAtaacatatgccatttagcagacgcttttatccaaagcgacttagtcatgtgtgcatacattttgaaGGTAAATCAAGCACATTTTAAGTATTTGACAATGTATATGGTatgtacaaaatatatttttttaaatacaaacgCTATGACGAAGGTCGGGAGGCCGATACGTAAGCctattaaagagcagtgatactatccagagcagtgtgtgggtttcttcttaaaaaaaaaatacaaacgaaacatgtgaagtgttggtttcatgagctaaaataaaagatcccagaaaattccatacgcacaaaaaccttatttctctaattttgtgcacaaatgtgtttacatccctgttagtgagcatttaccgttaccaagataatccatccacctgacaggtatggcataatcaagaagctggttaaactgcgtgatcattacacaggtgcaccttgtgctggggacaatgaaaaGCCACTctacaatgtgcagttttgtcacataacacaatgccacagatgtctcaagttttgcaattggcatgctgactgaaggaatttccaccagagctgttgctagagaacggaatgttaatttctctaccatatgcagcctccaacgttgttttagagaatttggcagtatgtttgctgatgtcaacgttgtgaacagagtgccccatggttgtggtggggttatggtatgtgcaggcgtaagctacggacaacaaacacaattgcattttatcgatggcagtttcaatgcacagagataccgtgatgtgatcctgaggcccattgttgtgccattcatccaccgccatcacctcatgtttgagCATAATACACGGCCCATATtgcaaagatctgtacacaattcctggaagttgaaaatgtcccagttcttccatggcctgcatactcaccagacatgtcacccattgagcatgtttgggatgctctggatcgacgtgtacgacagcgtgttccgtttcctgccaatatccagcaacttcgcccagccattgaagaggactgggagaacatttcacaggccacagtcaacagcctgatcaactctatgcgaaggagatggtCACATCAGAtaatgactggttttctgatccatgcccctaccttttttttaaggtatctgtgaccaacagatggatatctatattcccagtcatgtgaaatccatagattaggacctaagaAATTTATTTTGTGTTGACTGAttcccttatatgaactgtaactcagtaaaatcttaagttgttgcgttttatatttttgttcagtatagttattaTGCAGGCGGATCAGTGTTGTGCTGCTCTGAGGACCCCTTCTAGCCACTGATGGATAATGTTGACATTAAGTACAATCCAATGTGTAAAGTCTGTAAATGTTAGTGTTGATAATCTCCAGAGAACGTTTGCAAGTGTGtaacctgtttgtgtgtgtttcccctCACAAGGTCTGGAGTCTCTGCAGATgccacccacccctccctcctcccacggCAGTGACTCCGAGGGCAGTCAGAGCCCGGTACATGCCAGCAACCCCCAgagcccctccaccccctcctctcccctcagccctgCGCCCTCCCAGGCCGGCCTCAAGGTGTCTCAGCgcacaccctcctccctctccaactcCCCTCTTCTCACCGCCCCACACGTAAGTACAACACAGACTGGGGACCAGGGATTCACTGAAAAGATACAGGGACCCTGTTGGCAGAATATGAATCCTTCCAGCCTTCCTTCATGTGATCACTGATCTGAGAGAGATTGGATAAGTTAATGCGAGGTTATCACCGTATTGCGTTCACCAATCCAACCTGGTCAGATCAGTGACAACCTCCATGAAACTTAAGGAATGAGCGATGGAACTATTCAGAGAACAGATACTGTATCTTATTTCAGTGACTTCCCTGTATGTCAGTTTATCTGATGGGCTCTGATTACATTTCCTCTCCCCCCCCCGTAGAAGTTGCAGGGCTCTGGCCCTCTCctgctgacagaggaagagaggagaacccTGGTTGCCGAGGGTTACCCTGTTCCCACCAAGCTGCCCCTGTCCAAGGCGGAGGAGAAAGCCCTGAAGAAGATACGCAGGAAGATCAAGAACAAGGTGGGACTTGGGATTACGATTTCTGGTTTGAAATGTCAAACAATAGTTAGGAAcataaatataaacgcaacatgcatcaatttcaatgattttactcagTTAGAGTTAATTtatgaaaatcagtcaattgaaataaataaattaggccctattTTTAATTTCACATTACTGGGCAGGGCCGcagccatggatgggcctgggaAGGGCGTagacccacccacttgggagcctgACCTACCCACtgtggagccaggcccagccaatc from Oncorhynchus tshawytscha isolate Ot180627B linkage group LG15, Otsh_v2.0, whole genome shotgun sequence includes the following:
- the LOC112214347 gene encoding cyclic AMP-responsive element-binding protein 3-like protein 2 — translated: MEILDSTESFLHWDRNLSELSEPGENEHVLYSTHFTDLLDDFSQDALLGQLLSDPFLSGREGEAMDEGEDFTPSSPLPPHIQAEHSYSLCGDSRPQSPVSHLPGEQGSDAESDGEDWSLEQEEQMEVLLCDPPALLPTLTLSLAPEGHITEAPALPAPKPNPQTATQGKASKAKEIGEIQIKLEPHEVDQFLNLSPKGLESLQMPPTPPSSHGSDSEGSQSPVHASNPQSPSTPSSPLSPAPSQAGLKVSQRTPSSLSNSPLLTAPHKLQGSGPLLLTEEERRTLVAEGYPVPTKLPLSKAEEKALKKIRRKIKNKISAQESRRKKKEYMDALEKKVENCSNENSELRRKLENLECTNKTLIQQLHSLQAVVAGKVPRSCKVTGTQTSSCLMVVVLCFAVFLGSFYPSLGPCSSITETGLSRDMAMQESYTATVKSRSLLSYEERGLDEPHLLGLGGDYPDQLERPTVVMAAWRSEKKQQKGEESHRAETRSPFNNSDANPQKPLLLDLHRSLEQRVNDSTKIIELERTVNETS